The proteins below are encoded in one region of Betaproteobacteria bacterium:
- a CDS encoding NADP-dependent malic enzyme: protein MEKDLREAALEYHRWPTPGKISVRPTKGLTNQRDLALAYSPGVAAACDAIVEDPATAAWYTSRANLVGVVTNGTAVLGLGNIGPLASKPVMEGKGCLFKKFAGIDVFDIELAENDPDKLIDMIAALEPTLGGINLEDIKAPECFYIEQKLKERMNIPVFHDDQHGTAIISGAAMLNGLKVVGKKIDEVKVVVSGAGAAAISCVNLWCDLGVKRENITICDSKGVIYVGRPGSMDETKARYAQNTEKRTLGDAMVGADIFLGLSAAGVVKQDMVTSMAEKPMVFALANPTPEIMPELVKEVRPDAIIATGRSDYVNQVNNVLCFPFIFRGALDVGATRITEEMKMASVRAIAELAEAEVTDEVAMAYPGADLSFGPEYLIPKPFDPRLIVKIAPAVAQAAIDSGVATRPITDWDAYRAKLSEFVYHTGVGMRAIFQAARQAKGKRIIFAEGEEERVLRAAQVVIEEKFARPILIGRPDVIQHRLEKAKLRIKPGVDFDVVNPESDERYRECWQGYHKLMVRRGVTPGIAKDAMRRKQTVIGAMLLKLGYADGLICGMTGQYSHHLGVVQNIIGKRHGVNTLAAMNYLMLPGRSLFICDTHVNENPGAQEIAEMTIMAAEQVKRFGLHPKVALLSHSNFGSSGSEAARKMSIAAGLIGAMTAGELEVDGEMHGDAALNEAIRQEANPDSPLKGEANLLVMPNIDAANISYNLIKMTGGEGVTIGPILLGMARPVHVMTPTATVRRLVNMTALAVVESMER, encoded by the coding sequence GTGGAAAAGGATTTGCGCGAAGCCGCACTTGAATATCACCGCTGGCCCACCCCGGGCAAGATTTCCGTCCGTCCTACCAAGGGCCTGACCAATCAGCGCGACCTCGCGCTGGCCTATTCGCCGGGTGTTGCAGCGGCCTGTGATGCCATTGTCGAAGACCCTGCAACTGCCGCCTGGTATACCTCGCGTGCCAATCTGGTGGGCGTTGTCACCAACGGCACCGCTGTGCTTGGCCTCGGTAACATCGGTCCGCTTGCTTCCAAGCCGGTCATGGAGGGCAAGGGCTGTCTGTTCAAGAAATTTGCCGGCATCGATGTTTTTGACATCGAGCTGGCCGAGAACGACCCGGACAAGTTGATTGACATGATTGCCGCCCTCGAGCCAACGCTCGGCGGTATCAACCTGGAAGATATCAAGGCGCCCGAGTGCTTCTACATTGAGCAGAAGCTTAAGGAGCGGATGAATATTCCTGTCTTCCACGACGACCAGCACGGTACAGCGATCATTTCCGGTGCTGCCATGCTCAACGGCCTGAAGGTCGTCGGCAAGAAGATTGACGAGGTCAAGGTTGTAGTTTCAGGTGCCGGAGCGGCAGCCATTTCCTGCGTGAACCTGTGGTGCGATCTCGGCGTCAAGCGTGAGAACATCACCATCTGTGACTCCAAGGGGGTCATCTACGTTGGTCGCCCGGGCAGCATGGACGAGACCAAGGCGCGCTACGCCCAGAATACCGAAAAGCGTACGCTGGGCGATGCCATGGTTGGTGCCGATATCTTCCTCGGCCTGTCCGCAGCCGGTGTCGTCAAGCAGGACATGGTCACCAGTATGGCCGAGAAGCCGATGGTTTTCGCGCTGGCCAACCCGACGCCGGAAATCATGCCGGAACTGGTCAAGGAAGTCCGCCCCGACGCCATCATCGCGACTGGCCGTTCCGATTACGTCAATCAGGTCAATAACGTCCTTTGTTTCCCGTTTATCTTCCGCGGCGCACTGGATGTGGGCGCCACTCGCATTACCGAAGAAATGAAGATGGCTTCCGTGCGAGCGATCGCCGAGTTGGCCGAAGCCGAAGTAACCGATGAAGTGGCCATGGCTTATCCGGGTGCTGATTTGTCTTTCGGCCCGGAATACCTGATTCCGAAGCCTTTTGACCCACGCCTGATTGTCAAGATCGCCCCGGCTGTTGCACAGGCAGCGATCGACTCGGGGGTTGCAACGCGGCCGATCACCGATTGGGATGCCTACCGCGCCAAGCTGTCCGAATTCGTCTATCACACCGGTGTTGGCATGCGCGCCATTTTTCAGGCGGCTCGTCAGGCCAAGGGCAAACGCATTATCTTCGCCGAGGGCGAGGAAGAGCGCGTGCTGCGTGCCGCTCAGGTCGTTATCGAAGAAAAGTTTGCTCGTCCGATCCTGATCGGTCGCCCGGATGTTATCCAGCATCGTCTGGAAAAAGCCAAGCTGCGTATCAAGCCGGGTGTCGATTTTGACGTCGTCAATCCGGAATCCGATGAGCGCTACCGTGAATGCTGGCAGGGCTACCACAAGCTGATGGTTCGCCGTGGTGTCACGCCGGGCATCGCCAAGGACGCCATGCGTCGCAAGCAGACCGTGATCGGCGCCATGCTGCTCAAGCTCGGCTACGCCGACGGTCTGATCTGTGGCATGACTGGCCAATACAGCCATCACCTGGGTGTGGTTCAGAACATCATCGGCAAGCGCCATGGCGTCAATACGCTGGCCGCCATGAACTACCTGATGCTGCCTGGACGTTCCCTGTTTATCTGCGATACCCACGTCAATGAGAACCCGGGCGCCCAGGAAATCGCCGAAATGACCATCATGGCCGCCGAGCAGGTCAAACGTTTTGGCCTGCATCCGAAGGTGGCGCTGCTGTCGCATTCCAATTTTGGTTCCAGTGGTTCCGAAGCGGCGCGCAAGATGAGCATCGCGGCCGGCCTGATTGGCGCAATGACGGCAGGCGAACTGGAAGTCGATGGCGAAATGCATGGTGACGCAGCGTTGAACGAGGCCATTCGCCAAGAAGCCAACCCGGATTCGCCGCTCAAGGGCGAAGCCAACCTGCTGGTCATGCCCAACATCGATGCTGCCAACATCAGCTACAACCTGATCAAGATGACCGGTGGCGAAGGCGTGACCATCGGCCCGATCCTGCTTGGCATGGCACGTCCGGTGCACGTCATGACCCCGACGGCAACAGTTCGCCGGTTGGTTAATATGACGGCTCTGGCGGTTGTCGAGTCAATGGAGCGCTAA
- a CDS encoding nickel transporter — translation METPPADWLSWLILTFVLGMKHGFDADHLATIDGLTRYNTRNRPGLARYCGTLFSLGHGAVVMAIALGVSAIAGHWEVPPWFGTIGSVISIVFLVALGSLNLVAVLAAEPHEMVQPVGIKGRLLGNLRHVSHPALIALVGALFALSFDTLSQAAFFALSATQFGGWQHALMLAMLFMLGMLLTDGINGLWIARLIASADQVALIASRVMGLVVSGVSLLVAAFGAAKLLSPSLDAWSEGKELFFGFVLVAIIALSYVGALRLTRRSAAV, via the coding sequence ATGGAAACTCCACCTGCGGACTGGCTGTCGTGGCTGATCCTGACCTTCGTACTCGGCATGAAGCATGGCTTCGATGCGGATCATCTGGCGACCATCGACGGTTTGACCCGGTATAACACCCGCAACCGTCCCGGTCTGGCCCGTTATTGCGGCACGCTGTTCTCCCTGGGGCATGGCGCTGTTGTAATGGCTATCGCCCTCGGGGTGTCGGCCATTGCCGGGCATTGGGAAGTGCCGCCCTGGTTCGGGACGATCGGGTCGGTGATTTCCATCGTCTTTCTGGTCGCGCTGGGTAGCCTCAATCTGGTTGCCGTGCTTGCCGCCGAGCCTCATGAAATGGTGCAGCCGGTTGGCATCAAGGGACGCCTGCTCGGAAATCTTCGTCATGTTTCTCATCCGGCGCTGATCGCGCTGGTCGGTGCGTTGTTTGCGCTGTCATTCGACACCTTGTCGCAGGCCGCCTTCTTCGCGTTGTCTGCGACCCAGTTCGGCGGTTGGCAGCACGCATTGATGCTGGCCATGCTGTTCATGCTCGGCATGTTGCTGACAGACGGTATCAATGGCTTGTGGATTGCCCGCCTGATTGCCAGTGCGGATCAAGTGGCGCTGATTGCATCGCGGGTCATGGGCCTGGTTGTTTCCGGCGTCAGTTTGCTGGTCGCCGCCTTTGGCGCTGCCAAGTTGTTGTCGCCATCGCTGGATGCCTGGAGTGAGGGCAAGGAGTTGTTTTTCGGTTTTGTACTGGTAGCGATCATTGCGCTCAGTTATGTCGGTGCCTTGCGTCTGACGCGTCGTTCAGCGGCTGTTTGA
- a CDS encoding AAA family ATPase: protein MAHSEIRLSVAEERTIYDVAAIERAMEDAAGNRNEALATLYDKMKQRGGGRFLVRPTGADMIDDLYDSCPNFIEVIDDLKKYVALSVAGNEPMSFTPILLLGEPGIGKTHFARELATHLGTGHEFISMSSLTAGWVLSGASSQWNNAKPGKVAHTLVHGDFANPIVVLDEVDKAGGDSRYDPMGSLYGLLERDTARAFKDEFIDIDIDASHILWVTTANDERSIPEPILNRMNVYEVPRPDHDAAISIAAALYREIVSQHDWGFPPEAEEAVLERLGSLPPRDMRKRLLAAFGTAKLEGRNWLEARDFEQTRTGRSRKIGF, encoded by the coding sequence ATGGCACACAGTGAAATCCGACTATCGGTCGCTGAAGAGCGAACCATCTACGACGTGGCAGCCATCGAACGTGCCATGGAAGACGCCGCCGGCAACCGCAACGAAGCGCTGGCCACCCTCTACGACAAGATGAAGCAGCGCGGCGGTGGCCGCTTTCTGGTCCGCCCGACCGGCGCCGACATGATCGACGACCTCTACGATAGCTGCCCCAATTTCATCGAAGTCATCGACGACCTGAAAAAGTATGTTGCCCTGTCTGTCGCGGGCAATGAGCCGATGAGCTTCACGCCCATTTTGTTGCTCGGCGAACCCGGCATCGGAAAGACTCACTTCGCCCGTGAACTGGCTACCCACCTCGGCACCGGCCACGAATTCATCTCGATGAGTTCGCTGACCGCCGGCTGGGTTCTGTCCGGTGCCTCATCACAGTGGAACAATGCCAAGCCGGGCAAGGTGGCCCACACGCTGGTGCATGGTGACTTCGCCAACCCCATCGTGGTGCTCGACGAGGTCGACAAGGCTGGCGGTGATTCCCGGTATGACCCGATGGGTTCGCTCTACGGCCTGCTCGAACGCGACACTGCCCGCGCCTTCAAAGACGAGTTCATCGATATCGACATCGATGCCTCGCACATCTTGTGGGTGACGACAGCGAACGACGAGCGCAGCATTCCGGAACCCATCCTCAACCGGATGAATGTTTACGAAGTACCACGCCCCGATCACGATGCCGCGATCAGTATCGCCGCCGCGCTCTACCGTGAAATCGTCAGTCAGCACGACTGGGGGTTTCCGCCTGAAGCCGAAGAAGCGGTGCTCGAACGGCTCGGCTCGCTACCGCCGCGCGACATGCGCAAACGCCTGCTCGCCGCCTTCGGCACGGCCAAACTGGAAGGACGCAACTGGCTTGAGGCGCGTGATTTTGAACAAACTCGCACCGGACGCAGCCGAAAGATCGGCTTTTAG
- a CDS encoding endonuclease, with protein sequence MPYLVAFWNLENFFAPEAYAGREPWVAKAMKKELSGWSEVLFKRKVAQLVSIIRQMKDATGPDLLGVCEVENQFALQALADALNVALPARQYELVHVDAAREQRGIDTAFLYDVKQLTANRNELFSHWVMRRTGTRDITQITFVTASGKQIVALANHWPSRSSSAGNGPEYSAGFRATAGETLAYWHDRIREEKGENAAVIALGDFNDDPFDKSVTIHAQGIRDKGDVQRAKSAKFYNFAWEYTMQTVTDHNGRQRPLNGTLYFGGDASLFDQIMVSPGLLTGKSGFRVIEGSARIEAFPKAVSHRVGEGPIRFGLPSGNAAKNVNMDGYSDHFPVSVRIAEV encoded by the coding sequence ATGCCCTATCTGGTCGCTTTCTGGAATCTCGAAAATTTCTTTGCCCCTGAGGCTTACGCTGGCCGCGAGCCATGGGTAGCCAAAGCCATGAAAAAAGAGCTCAGCGGCTGGTCTGAGGTCTTGTTCAAAAGGAAAGTGGCGCAGTTGGTGTCGATCATCCGCCAGATGAAAGATGCGACAGGTCCGGACCTGCTCGGTGTCTGTGAGGTGGAAAACCAGTTTGCGTTGCAGGCGCTGGCGGATGCACTCAATGTGGCGCTTCCGGCGAGGCAATATGAATTGGTGCATGTCGATGCGGCGCGTGAGCAGCGGGGTATAGATACGGCCTTCCTGTACGATGTAAAACAACTGACGGCCAATCGCAATGAACTGTTCTCGCACTGGGTGATGCGGCGAACGGGAACGCGCGACATCACGCAGATTACGTTTGTGACTGCCTCCGGAAAACAGATCGTTGCCTTGGCCAATCATTGGCCGTCGCGCTCCTCATCAGCCGGAAACGGCCCGGAGTATTCGGCCGGTTTTCGGGCGACGGCAGGCGAAACGCTTGCCTACTGGCATGACCGTATTCGTGAAGAAAAGGGTGAGAACGCGGCGGTGATTGCATTGGGCGATTTCAATGATGACCCTTTTGACAAGTCGGTCACCATTCACGCTCAGGGTATTCGTGACAAAGGGGATGTTCAGCGCGCGAAGAGCGCCAAGTTCTACAATTTCGCCTGGGAGTACACGATGCAGACCGTGACTGATCACAATGGCCGGCAGCGCCCGTTGAACGGTACGCTGTATTTCGGCGGTGATGCCAGTCTGTTCGACCAGATCATGGTTTCACCGGGCTTGCTGACCGGCAAGAGCGGCTTTCGGGTGATCGAGGGCAGTGCTCGCATCGAGGCTTTCCCGAAGGCCGTCAGCCACCGTGTTGGCGAGGGACCCATCCGCTTTGGTCTGCCCAGTGGCAATGCGGCCAAAAACGTCAATATGGATGGCTACAGCGACCATTTTCCGGTGTCGGTGCGGATCGCCGAGGTCTAA
- a CDS encoding DnaJ domain-containing protein: MKQGTTYYDLLAVSQHADLAEISAAYLQMSKALAAGHGSLPEVEAELQQQLLKQAWEVLSAPSRRADYDAGLAMRGEVPSHLDVQLNTAAALESAKWSPIRRLLTIIAGLMIVGMVMQMGVMFMAYQRSKAMVDVDATSPLAEKAYLQDFYQTYGIRVASRAEADLLLADMRGKEQAARDEAQRQRHEEEEALKLKRFEEESRRLGAEVTANNLLAEQEAERIKAEEVRQKEEIERAAKEAELARREQEINRFRSQPSRYRE; encoded by the coding sequence ATGAAGCAGGGAACGACGTACTACGATTTATTGGCTGTATCTCAGCATGCCGATCTGGCAGAGATCAGTGCTGCCTATCTGCAGATGTCGAAGGCGCTGGCTGCCGGTCATGGTTCGTTGCCAGAGGTGGAAGCAGAGCTTCAGCAACAACTGCTCAAGCAAGCCTGGGAAGTCCTTTCGGCACCGTCGCGTCGCGCTGATTACGACGCAGGCCTGGCCATGCGTGGCGAGGTGCCCAGCCATCTGGATGTCCAATTGAACACAGCAGCGGCGCTGGAATCCGCCAAGTGGAGTCCGATTCGCCGATTGCTGACCATCATTGCCGGCCTGATGATTGTCGGGATGGTCATGCAGATGGGGGTGATGTTCATGGCTTATCAGCGCTCCAAGGCCATGGTTGATGTTGATGCGACGTCGCCGCTCGCTGAAAAAGCCTACCTTCAGGATTTTTACCAAACCTACGGCATTCGGGTGGCGAGCCGGGCCGAAGCTGATTTGTTGCTGGCAGACATGCGAGGCAAGGAACAGGCAGCGCGTGATGAGGCTCAGCGACAACGGCACGAGGAGGAAGAGGCGCTCAAGCTGAAGCGTTTTGAAGAGGAATCGCGACGCCTGGGGGCCGAGGTGACTGCCAATAACCTGCTGGCGGAGCAGGAGGCCGAGCGTATCAAGGCGGAGGAAGTCCGCCAGAAGGAAGAAATTGAGCGTGCGGCGAAAGAGGCCGAGTTGGCTCGTCGCGAGCAGGAAATCAACCGATTTCGCTCGCAGCCAAGTCGCTATAGGGAGTGA
- a CDS encoding ParB/RepB/Spo0J family partition protein yields the protein MTFKESATQFQILEISQIEPDASHPRQNIDQASLTGLANSIRKVGVIHPLIVRPANTAGRYTVIVGERRRQAAMLAAESSVPVVIRSCTADEALEVQIFENIGLGVRSGLEARDMANAIQAMADRFETPEEAAQHFARAPTWLNQATAAANLSEKVTVLLDAGKISSTGAAVQLEKLAKKDGAKADLLISQIAQLPEGEKVSKKVMDKALSDAGGGRKKKDVPAPEAAPAELTPSAMASAEVVTPARTRINPGKMKQVADILGLSEGDEEALLVRLIDEFLALKSA from the coding sequence ATGACCTTCAAAGAGAGCGCCACGCAATTTCAGATCCTTGAAATTTCGCAGATCGAACCGGATGCCAGTCATCCCCGACAGAACATTGACCAAGCGAGTCTCACGGGGCTGGCCAATTCGATACGGAAGGTGGGCGTTATTCACCCGCTGATCGTCCGCCCGGCCAATACTGCGGGCCGATATACCGTGATCGTTGGCGAGCGCCGCCGCCAGGCTGCCATGCTGGCTGCCGAGAGCAGCGTGCCGGTAGTTATTCGCAGTTGTACGGCCGACGAAGCGCTGGAGGTGCAAATTTTCGAGAATATCGGGCTGGGTGTTCGTTCCGGGCTGGAGGCGCGTGATATGGCCAATGCCATTCAGGCAATGGCTGACCGTTTCGAAACGCCGGAAGAGGCGGCTCAACATTTCGCCCGGGCGCCGACCTGGCTCAATCAGGCAACAGCTGCTGCCAATCTTTCAGAAAAGGTGACTGTGCTGCTCGATGCCGGAAAAATTTCGAGTACCGGTGCCGCAGTACAACTGGAAAAACTGGCCAAAAAAGACGGGGCCAAAGCGGATTTGCTGATCAGCCAGATTGCGCAACTGCCCGAGGGCGAAAAAGTCTCAAAAAAGGTGATGGACAAAGCGCTGTCAGATGCCGGGGGCGGGCGCAAGAAGAAGGATGTGCCGGCTCCCGAAGCAGCACCGGCTGAGCTTACGCCATCGGCAATGGCGTCGGCTGAAGTTGTCACGCCGGCGCGTACTCGGATCAATCCGGGGAAGATGAAGCAGGTCGCCGACATTCTTGGCTTGAGCGAAGGCGATGAGGAGGCCTTGTTGGTGCGTCTGATCGACGAATTTCTGGCCTTGAAGAGCGCCTGA
- a CDS encoding HU family DNA-binding protein — protein MNKSELIDAIAAEADLTKVDAAKALDAVLDAIVGAVSSGDSVSLIGFGSFKASARAAREGKNPKTGEKLSIAATTVPKFTAGANFKAAVAKK, from the coding sequence ATGAACAAGTCCGAACTGATTGATGCAATCGCAGCTGAAGCCGACCTGACCAAGGTTGATGCTGCCAAGGCGCTTGACGCCGTTCTCGACGCCATCGTTGGCGCAGTGTCCAGCGGAGACTCCGTGTCTCTCATCGGCTTCGGCAGCTTCAAGGCTTCTGCTCGCGCCGCTCGCGAAGGCAAGAACCCGAAGACCGGCGAAAAGCTGTCGATCGCTGCTACCACCGTGCCGAAGTTCACCGCCGGTGCCAATTTCAAGGCCGCCGTCGCCAAGAAATAA
- a CDS encoding hydrogenase maturation protein, which produces MRILFVTHGFNSLTQRLYCEMVARGHDVSIEFDIADGVTEEAVALFKPDLIIAPFLKRAIPESIWSRYCCLVVHPGEPGDRGPSALDWAIQHGLKHWGVTVLQAEAEMDAGPVWASATVPMRPGKKSSIYRNEVTEAAVRSVIAAVDREKAGNFKSERVPGQAHAIMTQVDRAIDWSLDSTAAILARLNAADGFPGVADELFGHPCHLFDAWPEAVFKGVPGSVLGRRETAICRATVDGGIWIGHVKRAGGIKLPSTHAFAEAADLPELPLAGLWKSPTPTWQDIAYEEAAGVGFLSFEFYNGAMSAQQCRRLTEAFRWATERAIKVIVLRGGSDFWSNGIHLNLIEAADSPADESLANINAIDDLAETILRCETRLVVAAVGGNAGAGGCFLARAADFVWVRDGVVLNPHYKNMGNLYGSEFWTYLLPQRVGEDGARAVMRRRLPMMAHEAVKLGFYDACLPGPGFHVDVARRAAELAAFPDFQKRLDDKQARRQSDEAIKPLAAYREEELKEMQRNFYGFDASYHIARHHFVSRSPASWTPRHLARHRDLDWKVPD; this is translated from the coding sequence ATGCGAATTCTTTTTGTCACTCATGGTTTTAACAGCCTCACGCAGCGCCTTTATTGCGAGATGGTGGCGCGAGGTCACGATGTCAGTATCGAATTCGATATCGCCGATGGCGTGACCGAAGAGGCGGTAGCGTTGTTCAAGCCCGATCTGATCATTGCGCCTTTCCTGAAACGGGCGATCCCCGAGTCGATCTGGTCGCGTTATTGCTGTCTTGTGGTCCATCCAGGTGAGCCTGGCGACCGCGGTCCGTCGGCGCTGGATTGGGCGATTCAGCATGGCCTCAAGCATTGGGGTGTGACCGTGCTGCAGGCGGAGGCCGAGATGGATGCAGGGCCGGTTTGGGCCTCTGCAACCGTTCCGATGCGCCCGGGCAAGAAATCGTCGATTTATCGCAATGAAGTGACCGAGGCGGCAGTCAGGTCAGTGATTGCTGCGGTCGACCGGGAAAAAGCCGGAAATTTCAAATCCGAACGCGTCCCTGGGCAGGCCCATGCCATCATGACGCAGGTTGATCGAGCCATCGATTGGTCGCTCGACAGCACCGCCGCTATCCTCGCCCGGCTCAATGCAGCCGATGGTTTTCCCGGTGTTGCCGACGAATTGTTCGGTCACCCCTGTCATCTGTTTGACGCCTGGCCGGAGGCTGTTTTTAAAGGTGTGCCGGGAAGCGTACTTGGCCGTCGCGAGACGGCAATTTGTCGTGCAACGGTTGATGGCGGCATCTGGATCGGCCACGTGAAGCGGGCAGGAGGCATCAAGTTGCCGAGCACGCACGCATTTGCAGAAGCCGCCGACCTGCCCGAACTGCCATTGGCCGGCCTTTGGAAGTCGCCGACGCCGACCTGGCAGGACATTGCCTACGAAGAAGCGGCTGGCGTCGGATTTCTCAGCTTCGAGTTTTACAACGGTGCGATGAGCGCGCAGCAATGCCGCCGCCTGACCGAAGCCTTCCGCTGGGCAACCGAGCGGGCGATCAAAGTTATTGTGTTGCGTGGTGGCAGCGATTTCTGGTCAAACGGCATTCACCTGAACCTCATTGAGGCGGCCGACAGCCCGGCTGACGAGTCGTTGGCTAACATCAACGCCATCGACGATCTGGCTGAAACCATCCTGCGATGCGAGACCCGGCTGGTAGTAGCGGCCGTCGGCGGCAATGCCGGCGCCGGCGGTTGTTTCCTGGCGCGGGCGGCCGACTTTGTCTGGGTGCGCGACGGGGTCGTGCTCAATCCGCACTACAAAAACATGGGTAACCTGTACGGCTCGGAATTCTGGACTTACCTTTTGCCGCAGCGGGTTGGCGAGGATGGCGCCAGGGCCGTCATGCGTCGTCGACTGCCAATGATGGCGCATGAAGCCGTCAAGCTCGGCTTTTACGATGCTTGTCTGCCCGGCCCCGGCTTTCATGTCGATGTGGCTCGTCGGGCGGCCGAACTTGCTGCATTCCCCGATTTTCAGAAAAGGCTGGACGACAAACAAGCCAGGCGTCAGTCTGACGAAGCGATCAAGCCCCTGGCGGCGTACCGCGAAGAGGAGTTGAAGGAAATGCAGCGCAATTTCTACGGCTTCGATGCCTCATACCATATTGCGCGCCATCATTTTGTTTCCCGCTCTCCAGCGTCATGGACGCCACGCCATCTTGCCCGCCACCGCGATCTCGACTGGAAAGTGCCGGACTGA
- the hypE gene encoding hydrogenase expression/formation protein HypE gives MPDTGKNYLRPLDIKHGRIDMAHGAGGRAMAQLIEELFAKYLGNEYLAQGDDGALLPAVSEGRMVMATDAHVVSPLFFPGGDIGCLSVHGTINDVAVMGARPLYLSAAFIIEEGFKIADLVRIVQSMANASKAAGVPVVTGDTKVVERGKGDGVFITTTGVGVVAPGRELSGRHAKPGDAILVSGTLGDHGMAIMAVRESLGFESPIVSDTAALHGLIDAMRASGADIHVLRDPTRGGLATTLNEIAKQSGVGMMLQEKDVPVKPAVSAACEFLGLDPLYVANEGKLVAICVEQDAEKLVAAMRAHPLGSEAAIIGRVHEDDHHFVQMTTGFGGKRIVDWLSGEQLPRIC, from the coding sequence ATGCCTGACACCGGGAAAAACTACCTCCGTCCGCTCGATATCAAGCATGGCCGGATCGACATGGCGCACGGTGCCGGTGGCCGGGCTATGGCGCAATTGATCGAGGAGTTGTTTGCCAAATACCTCGGCAACGAATATCTGGCTCAAGGCGACGATGGCGCTCTGTTGCCGGCCGTGAGTGAGGGGCGAATGGTGATGGCGACAGATGCCCATGTGGTTTCGCCGCTGTTCTTCCCCGGTGGGGACATCGGTTGTCTGTCCGTTCATGGCACGATCAATGACGTGGCAGTGATGGGGGCGAGGCCGTTGTATTTGTCAGCAGCCTTTATCATTGAAGAGGGATTCAAAATCGCCGATTTGGTGCGTATCGTGCAAAGCATGGCCAATGCGTCCAAAGCGGCCGGGGTGCCGGTTGTCACTGGTGACACCAAGGTGGTAGAGCGTGGCAAGGGCGATGGTGTGTTCATCACGACAACCGGCGTTGGTGTCGTGGCACCGGGGCGCGAATTGTCGGGGCGCCATGCAAAGCCGGGCGATGCAATCCTGGTTTCTGGCACGCTGGGTGACCATGGCATGGCGATCATGGCGGTTCGCGAAAGTCTCGGTTTTGAGTCCCCCATCGTTTCCGATACGGCAGCACTGCATGGTTTGATTGACGCAATGCGGGCCAGCGGTGCGGACATCCATGTCCTGCGCGACCCAACGCGAGGCGGACTGGCGACAACCTTGAATGAAATCGCCAAGCAATCCGGCGTCGGGATGATGTTGCAGGAAAAGGATGTGCCGGTGAAGCCGGCGGTTAGTGCGGCCTGCGAATTTCTGGGGCTGGACCCGCTTTACGTAGCGAACGAGGGGAAACTGGTAGCGATCTGCGTCGAACAGGATGCAGAGAAGCTAGTGGCTGCAATGCGCGCTCATCCGCTGGGGAGTGAGGCTGCTATCATCGGCCGGGTGCATGAAGACGACCATCATTTTGTCCAGATGACGACCGGTTTTGGCGGCAAGCGCATTGTGGACTGGCTGAGTGGTGAACAATTGCCGCGTATTTGTTAA